Proteins encoded within one genomic window of Augochlora pura isolate Apur16 chromosome 11, APUR_v2.2.1, whole genome shotgun sequence:
- the Acc gene encoding acetyl-CoA carboxylase isoform X4: MTEREGKDEPNLSEEAATPPRRIRHRPSMSQGTVMIQTQSRLHEKDFTIATPEEFVHRFGGTKVINKVLIANNGIAAVKCMRSIRRWSYEMFKIERAVRFVVMVTPEDLKANAEYIKMADQYVPVPGGTNNNNYANVELIVDIAIRLQVQAVWAGWGHASENPKLPELLHKNNISFIGPSERAMWALGDKIASSIVAQTADVPTLPWSGSELTAQYSGKKIKISSELFKKGCVSTVEECLAAANKIGFPVMVKASEGGGGKGIRKVENAEELPTLFRQVQTEIPGSPIFIMKLAKCARHLEVQLLADNYGNAISLFGRDCSIQRRHQKIIEEAPAVIAKPEVFEEMEKAAVRLAKMVGYVSAGTVEYLYDTSGRYYFLELNPRLQVEHPCTEMVSDVNLPAAQLQIAMGLQLHHIKDIRLLYGESPWGDSIIDFDQPRHKPQPWGHVIAARITSENPDEGFKPSSGTVQELNFRSSKNVWGYFSVGASGGLHEFADSQFGHCFSWGEDRNQARENLVIALKELSIRGDFRTTVEYLITLLETESFQQNNIDTAWLDLLISERVRSEKPDVLLAVTCGALHIADRTITAAFGGFQTALEKGQIQAGNDLENVVDVELINDGYKYKVQTAKSGPNSYFLSMNGSYKEVEVHRLSDGGLLLSLDGASFTTYMREEVDRYRIVIGNQTCVFEKDNDPSLLRSPSAGKLISFLVEDGGHVNAGQAYAEIEVMKMVMSVTASEAGSVFYIKRPGAVLDAGTLIAHLELDDPTLVTKAQDYTGQFPETEAPAISEKLNHLHAKYREGLENILGGYCLPDPYHLPRVRELLEMFMSSLRDPSLPLLELQEVIATISGRIPISVEKKIRKLMSLYERNITSVLAQFPSQQIAAVIDGHAASLSKRSERDVFFLTTQAIVQLVQKYRNGIRGRMKTAVHELLRLYYTVESQFQQGHYDKCVSALIDEYKDDVATVTGMIFSHNQVTKKNVLVTMLIDHIWANEPGLTDELSSTLTELTSLNRTEHSRVALRARQILIAAHQPAYELRHNQMESIFLSAVDMYGHDFHPENLQKLILSETSIFDILHDFFYHTNRTVCNAALEVYVRRAYISYELTCLQHLELSGEVPLVHFQFLLPINHPNRQSQSSVNHRIGAMAAFQDMEQFIRYSDEVLDLLEDLSSPSSISAKVLEAVDAAGSESRHSTSINVSMSNAEPGVAVEMGERPTEPVHILSVAVQDNVENHDDESLAQVFGGWCTSNKDELISRGIRRVTFAVLKKRQFPKFFTFRQRDGFLEDKIYRHLEPGCAFQLELNRMRTYDLEALPTSNQKMHLYLGHAKVAKGQQVTDYRFFIRSIIRHSDLITKEASFDYLQNEGERVLLEAMDELEVAFSHPLAKRTECNHIFLNFVPTVIMDPVKMEESVNDMVLRYGSRLWKLRVRHAEIKMAIRPAPGKPASIIRLCIANDSGYSIDLHLYTEVTDPKTGIIRFESTDLRKSGSMHGLQISTPYLTKDYLQAKRFQAQSAGTTYVYDLPDMFRQQTEKIWQKYIEERSNCNITVPNPVMDCVELVMEGDNLVEQKRLPGENNVGMVAWRLRLYTPEYPESGRDVILIANDLTYFIGSFGPKEDLVFCRASERARQLGVPRIYFSANSGARIGLAEEVKALFKICWEDDNEPEKGFKYIYLTPDDYARLAPLNSVKASLIEDRGESRYKITDIIGKDDGLGVENLKHAGMIAGETSKAYDEIVTISIVSCRAIGIGAYLLRLGQRVIQIENSHIILTGYKALNTVLGREVYASNNQLGGIQIMHYNGVSHATDERDLDGVETALRWLSYCPKFKGAPLPILPSPLPDPVDREIGYVPTKAAYDPRWMLDGRPSQNEMNNWESGFFDRGSWQEIMRPWAQTVVTGRARLGGIPCGVIAVETRCVELHLPADPANLDSEAKTISQAGQVWFPDSAYKTAQAIQDFRKEEIPLFIFANWRGFSGGMKDMYEQIIKFGAYIVDGLREYSKPVFVYIPPNGELRGGAWAVVDPTINPRYMEMFADNTSRAGVLEPEGIVEIKFRTKDLVKAMHRVDSVILKLKEKLSNVNTPEERTEIESQIRKREVELEPMYRQVAVHFADLHDTPERMLEKSTIHDIIPWRKARRLLYWRLRRRLLEDEVREEVLSTQPRFDVRQVGVMLRRWFIEDKGPTECYLWDQDEAVTNWLESQRQSENSVISRNITCVKQDAVVSQIKESLEACPEVRLTAILEIAHRLHPTERAELLRTLSQLETTAQEHHNDSSASS, translated from the exons GCCCAGCATGTCGCAGGGCACGGTGATGATCCAGACACAGAGCAGGCTCCACGAGAAGGACTTCACTATTGCGACACCTGAGGAATTCGTTCACCGTTTCGGCGGCACCAAAGTCATCAATAAG GTGCTGATCGCGAACAACGGAATAGCGGCGGTAAAATGTATGCGTTCGATACGTCGTTGGTCTTACGAGATGTTCAAGATCGAGCGGGCCGTTCGGTTCGTCGTGATGGTCACGCCGGAGGATCTCAAAGCGAACGCGGAGTACATCAAAATGGCAGACCAGTACGTCCCAGTGCCCGGCGGCACGAACAACAACAATTACGCGAACGTCGAGCTGATCGTCGATATCGCTATTCGACTCCAGGTCCAGGCTGTGTGGGCTGGATGGGGCCACGCTTCGGAGAACCCGAAGCTGCCGGAGTTGCTTCACAAGAACAACATCAGCTTCATCG GGCCATCCGAGAGAGCTATGTGGGCCCTCGGTGACAAAATCGCCTCCAGTATAGTGGCGCAAACCGCCGATGTACCGACATTGCCTTGGTCGGGATCAGAGTTGACGGCTCAGTACAGCGGGAAGAAGATCAAGATATCGTCGGAGCTGTTCAAAAAAGGATGCGTCTCGACGGTGGAGGAATGTCTAGCGGCGGCGAACAAAATCGGTTTTCCGGTCATGGTGAAAGCCAGCGAAGGTGGTGGTGGTAAAGGCATCAGAAAAGTAGAGAACGCCGAAGAATTGCCTACGTTGTTTAG ACAGGTACAAACCGAGATACCTGGGTCTCCCATATTTATTATGAAGCTGGCGAAGTGTGCGCGCCACTTGGAAGTTCAATTATTAGCGGATAATTATGGAAATGcgatatcgttgttcggtcgTGATTGCTCCATTCAGAGAAGAcatcagaaaattattgaagaagcGCCAGCTGTAATTGCCAAGCCGGAAGTATTCGAAGAGATGGAAAAG GCCGCTGTTAGATTGGCCAAAATGGTTGGGTATGTCAGCGCAGGTACTGTTGAATACCTGTACGACACTTCTGGCCGATATTACTTCCTGGAATTGAACCCGCGTCTGCAAGTGGAGCATCCTTGCACGGAGATGGTATCCGACGTCAATTTACCGGCTGCCCAGCTTCAAATCGCTATGGGATTGCAGCTCCACCACATCAAGGATATTCGTCTTCTTTATGGTGAAAGTCCGTGGGGTGATAGCATTATCGATTTCGATCAGCCGCGACATAAACCACAACCGTGGGGTCACGTAATAGCAGCGAGAATTACTAGTGAAAATCCAGACGAAG GTTTCAAACCAAGTTCGGGTACTGTTCAAGAATTGAACTTCAGATCCTCGAAGAACGTATGGGGTTACTTCTCGGTCGGGGCATCTGGTGGTCTTCACGAATTTGCTGACTCACAATTCGGACACTGTTTCTCCTGGGGAGAAGATCGTAATCAAGCTAGAGAAAATTTGGTCATTGCTCTGAAAGAGTTGAGCATCAGGGGTGACTTTAGAACGACCGTCGAATATTTAATCACATTACTAGAAACGGAATCCTTCCAGCAAAATAATATAGACACGGCTTGGCTTGATCTATTAATCTCTGAACGTGTTAGAAGTGAAAAACCGGACGTGTTGCTAGCTGTAACCTGCGGTGCTCTTCATATCGCTGATAGAACTATCACAGCTGCATTCGGCGGATTCCAAACTGCGCTAGAAAAGGGACAGATACAAGCTGGCAATGATTTGGAGAACGTAGTTGAT GTTGAACTCATTAACGATGGATACAAATACAAAGTACAAACAGCCAAATCAGGGCCGAACAGTTACTTCCTTAGCATGAATGGTTCTTACAAAGAAGTGGAAGTACATCGTCTCTCGGACGGCGGTCTGCTGCTCTCTTTGGATGGAGCTAGTTTCACCACCTACATGAGGGAGGAGGTCGACCGTTATAGAATTGTAATAGGAAACCAAACTTGTGTCTTCGAAAAAGACAACGATCCGTCTTTGTTACGATCACCTTCAGCTGGAAAGTTGATCAGCTTTCTGGTCGAAGACGGTGGCCACGTGAATGCTGGACAAGCTTACGCGGAGATCGAAGTAATGAAAATGGTGATGTCGGTGACCGCTAGCGAAGCTGGAAGTGTTTTCTATATCAAGAGGCCGGGCGCTGTCCTGGACGCTGGTACTCTGATCGCTCACTTAGAGTTGGATGATCCAACTTTGGTAACCAAAGCCCAGGACTACACTGGCCAGTTCCCGGAAACCGAAGCTCCTGCTATCTCCGAGAAATTGAACCATCTTCACGCTAAGTACAGAGAGGGTTTGGAGAACATTTTGGGCGGATATTGCTTGCCTGATCCGTACCACTTACCGCGCGTACGTGAACTTCTCGAGATGTTTATGAGCTCGTTGCGCGACCCTAGTTTGCCTTTGCTCGAACTGCAGGAGGTGATCGCCACGATATCAGGCAGAATTCCAATTTccgttgaaaagaaaattaggaAGCTGATGTCATTGTACGAAAGGAACATCACCTCTGTGTTAGCACAATTTCCTAGTCAACAGATTGCCGCTGTGATCGATGGACACGCGGCGTCCCTATCGAAGCGATCCGAAAGGGACGTTTTCTTCTTGACCACGCAAGCTATTGTTCAGTTGGTACAAAAATATAGGAACGGCATACGTGGAAGAATGAAGACCGCCGTTCACGAACTTCTCAGACTGTACTACACTGTCGAGTCCCAATTCCAGCAGGGTCATTACGACAAATGTGTCTCGGCTTTGATAGACGAATACAAAGATGACGTGGCTACGGTAACAGGGATGATTTTCAGCCACAACCAAGTAACTAAGAAGAACGTCCTAGTTACTATGCTGATCGATCACATATGGGCGAACGAGCCCGGCCTCACGGACGAACTGTCTAGTACCTTGACAGAGTTGACCAGCTTGAATCGTACGGAACATAGCAGAGTCGCGTTACGAGCCAGACAGATCTTAATCGCTGCCCACCAACCTGCTTACGAATTGAGGCACAATCAAATGGAATCTATATTCTTGTCGGCAGTGGACATGTACGGACACGATTTCCACCCAGAGAATTTGCAGAAACTGATTCTCTCTGAAACGTCAATTTTCGATATTCTACACGATTTCTTCTATCATACCAATCGAACAGTCTGTAACGCCGCGTTGGAGGTTTACGTTAGAAGAGCCTACATTAGTTACGAATTGACCTGTTTGCAACATTTGGAATTGTCTGGCGAAGTTCCTCTCGTGCACTTCCAGTTTCTGTTGCCCATTAATCATCCAAATCGGCAGAGTCAGTCATCGGTGAATCACAGAATCGGAGCCATGGCAGCTTTCCAGGACATGGAACAATTCATCAGATATTCCGACGAGGTGCTCGACCTATTGGAAGACCTGTCTTCGCCGAGCTCGATATCCGCCAAAGTTCTGGAAGCGGTGGATGCGGCTGGTAGCGAATCCAGACATAGCACGTCCATAAATGTGTCTATGAGCAATGCGGAGCCTGGCGTTGCGGTTGAAATGGGCGAGAGACCGACTGAACCAGTACACATCCTTAGCGTCGCCGTCCAAGACAATGTAGAGAATCACGACGATGAGTCATTGGCACAAGTTTTCGGAGGCTGGTGTACCTCGAACAAGGATGAACTGATCTCGCGGGGCATCCGAAGAGTAACGTTCGCCGTTTTGAAGAAGAGGCAGTTCCCGAAATTCTTCACTTTCCGTCAGAGGGACGGTTTCTTAGAGGACAAGATTTATCGACACCTCGAGCCAGGTTGCGCGTTCCAGTTAGAATTAAACAGAATGAGAACGTACGACCTGGAAGCTCTACCTACCTCAAACCAAAAGATGCATCTTTATCTTGGCCACGCGAAGGTCGCTAAAGGGCAACAGGTCACCGATTATCGGTTCTTTATCCGTTCTATTATAAGACACTCTGATCTAATTACCAAAGAGGCGAGTTTCGATTATCTTCAAAACGAAGGTGAACGCGTTTTGTTGGAGGCTATGGATGAATTAGAAGTCGCCTTCTCGCATCCGCTCGCTAAGCGTACCGAGTGCAATCACATATTCCTAAACTTTGTACCCACGGTCATCATGGATCCAGTAAAAATGGAAGAGAGCGTAAACGACATGGTTCTCAGGTATGGTTCTCGGTTGTGGAAGCTGAGAGTACGCCATGCGGAGATCAAAATGGCTATTCGTCCAGCTCCAGGCAAGCCAGCGAGTATCATACGGTTGTGCATTGCCAATGATAGCGGTTATAGCATAGACTTGCATCTATACACTGAGGTGACAGATCCAAAGACTGGTATTATTCGCTTCGAGTCCACTGACCTCCGGAAGTCAGGATCCATGCATGGTCTGCAGATTTCCACGCCATATTTAACCAAAGATTATCTTCAAGCAAAACGATTCCAAGCGCAAAGCGCCGGCACGACTTACGTCTATGATTTGCCTGACATGTTCAGACAACAAACTGAGAAGATTTGGCAGAAATATATAGAGGAGAGGTCAAACTGTAATATAACTGTTCCGAATCCGGTGATGGATTGTGTAGAATTAGTCATGGAGGGTGACAATTTAGTGGAACAAAAGCGACTTCCCGGTGAGAATAACGTTGGCATGGTGGCTTGGAGATTAAGACTCTACACACCTGAGTATCCAGAGAGCGGGCGGGACGTTATATTGATAGCGAACGACCTGACCTATTTTATCGGTTCCTTTGGTCCGAAGGAGGACTTGGTATTCTGCAGAGCATCCGAAAGAGCCAGACAACTCGGCGTTCccagaatttatttctctgcGAATTCCGGAGCGCGCATTGGTCTCGCGGAAGAAGTGAAGGCGCTGTTTAAAATCTGCTGGGAGGATGACAATGAACCGGAGAAaggatttaaatatatttatttgacgcCGGACGACTATGCTCGGTTGGCGCCGCTTAACTCCGTGAAGGCTTCGTTGATCGAAGATCGAGGGGAATCTCGTTACAAGATTACAGACATCATCGGCAAGGATGATGGCCTTGGCGTAGAAAACTTGAAACACGCCGGTATGATCGCTGGGGAAACATCCAAAGCTTATGATGAAATAGTCACAATTTCTATCGTGTCCTGTAGAGCTATTGGTATCGGAGCATACCTGTTACGTCTTGGACAGAGGGTAATTCAGATAGAGAATTCGCATATTATCTTGACCGGTTACAAAGCACTGAATACCGTATTGGGCCGCGAAGTCTATGCAAGTAACAATCAACTGGGTGGTATACAAATTATGCATTACAACGGTGTCTCCCATGCAACGGACGAAAGAGACTTGGACGGCGTCGAAACTGCTTTAAGGTGGTTGAGCTATTGTCCTAAGTTTAAAGGTGCGCCACTTCCTATACTACCGTCGCCGCTTCCTGATCCAGTTGACAGAGAAATCGGTTACGTGCCCACGAAGGCAGCCTACGATCCTAGGTGGATGCTCGATGGCAGGCCGTCGCAGAACGAAATGAATAACTGGGAAAGCGGATTCTTTGATCGGGGTTCTTGGCAG GAAATAATGAGACCCTGGGCTCAAACTGTGGTAACCGGAAGAGCCCGATTAGGTGGAATTCCTTGCGGTGTTATCGCAGTTGAAACAAGGTGTGTCGAGCTGCATTTGCCAGCTGATCCTGCTAATCTCGACTCAGAAGCCAAAACTATATCCCAAGCTGGACAAGTATGGTTCCCTGACAGCGCGTACAAAACTGCCCAAGCGATTCAAGATTTTAGGAAAGAAGAGATACCACTTTTCATCTTCGCCAACTGGAGAGGATTCTCTGGTGGAATGAAAG ATATGTACGAGCAGATCATCAAATTCGGTGCATACATAGTAGATGGTTTACGAGAGTATTCGAAACCGGTATTTGTATATATTCCACCTAATGGAGAGTTGCGAGGTGGCGCCTGGGCTGTGGTCGACCCAACGATAAATCCGCGTTATATGGAAATGTTTGCTGACAATACAAGCAGAGCCGGTGTTCTGGAACCTGAGGGGATagttgaaatcaaatttaggACGAAAGATTTAGTGAAAGCGATGCATAGAGTGGATTCGGTGATTCTAAAACTCAAG GAAAAACTGTCTAATGTAAATACACCAGAAGAACGAACAGAAATCGAGTCTCAAATACGGAAGCGAGAAGTAGAATTAGAACCTATGTATCGTCAAGTTGCAGTTCACTTTGCGGATCTCCATGACACTCCGGAGAGAATGTTGGAGAAGAGCACGATTCATGACATAATTCCTTGGCGAAAAGCCCGCAGGTTACTCTATTGGCGGCTGAGAAGAAGACTTTTGGAAGATGAAGTTAGAGAAGAAGTCTTATCCACCCAGCCACGTTTCGATGTCAGGCAAGTCGGTGTGATGTTAAGAAGATGGTTCATAGAAGATAAAGGCCCCACCGAGTGTTACTTGTGGGATCAGGATGAAGCTGTGACCAACTGGTTGGAAAGTCAACGCCAAAGCGAGAACAGTGTTATTTCGCGAAATATAACCTGCGTAAAGCAAGATGCGGTTGTTTCGCAAATCAAAGAGTCTCTTGAAGCCTGTCCGGAAGTCAGGCTAACTGCCATCCTGGAAATCGCCCATAGGTTACACCCGACAGAACGCGCGGAATTGCTCAGGACATTATCGCAACTAGAGACCACTGCCCAAGAACATCATAATGACTCGAGTGCCTcgtcttaa